The following proteins are co-located in the Megalobrama amblycephala isolate DHTTF-2021 linkage group LG12, ASM1881202v1, whole genome shotgun sequence genome:
- the vsig8b gene encoding V-set and immunoglobulin domain-containing protein 8b: MSKSWINFPLQLAALYIIAACLNHAALTWAIKVTSTGPQTLKKAQGESVSLGCTYTLEAADVGDLDIEWTVVSQDMTQKDELILSYTGGKQYQLGNPDLMSRMKFVGDPSRGDATITFSTLKVSDTATYQCKVKKTPGIDSRKVTLVVLVRPSSPKCWVEGSEEKGGTVSLRCKSSQGSSPLKYAWTKEGGNMPPTATQSPLTGELLIRNHSESYTGKYVCEVSNEVGAERCTYALQAYNPTNKVGVIVGAVIGALLLLLLLLLLIWLLICCCNKRRYEKEVANEIREDTAAPESRPGSRNSSFRSVMNYRVHPGIYYSSVQNADVIRAGSGRSSTHTERSRAQREASMLASDHRPPLTYDSKYGYPV, from the exons ATGAGCAAGTCCTGGATCAACTTCCCCTTACAGCTAGCTGCATTATACATCATTGCAGCGTGTCTAAATCATGCAG CTCTTACGTGGGCTATAAAGGTGACGTCCACAGGACCACAGACGCTCAAGAAAGCCCAGGGGGAGAGTGTTTCTTTGGGATGCACGTACACTCTGGAAGCAGCAGATGTCGGAGACCTGGACATTGAGTGGACAGTCGTCAGTCAAGACATGACCCAGAAAGATGAGCTG ATCTTATCCTACACGGGAGGGAAACAGTATCAGCTAGGAAACCCAGACCTGATGAGTCGCATGAAGTTTGTCGGCGACCCGAGCCGCGGCGATGCCACGATCACCTTCTCCACCCTCAAGGTCTCGGACACGGCCACGTACCAGTGCAAAGTGAAGAAGACACCGGGCATCGACTCGAGGAAAGTCACTTTAGTGGTGCTTG TGCGACCTTCGTCCCCTAAATGCTGGGTGGAAGGTAGCGAGGAGAAGGGCGGAACCGTTTCGCTCCGCTGCAAATCCTCCCAGGGTTCATCACCTCTAAAATATGCATGGACAAAGGAAGGTGGAAACATGCCACCAACCGCAACACAGA GTCCCCTGACCGGAGAGCTGCTGATCAGAAACCACAGCGAGAGCTACACGGGGAAGTACGTTTGTGAGGTCAGCAATGAAGTAGGCGCAGAACGCTGCACATACGCCCTTCAAGCTTATAACC CAACCAATAAAGTGGGAGTGATTGTGGGAGCTGTGATTGGTgctttgctgctgctgctcctcCTCCTTTTGCTGATCTGGCTCCTGATTTGCTGTTGCAACAAGCGGCGCTATGAAAAAGAGGTCGCCAATGAGATCAG GGAGGACACTGCAGCTCCGGAGAGTCGCCCGGGAAGCCGTAACTCCAGCTTCCGTTCCGTAATGAATTACCGCGTCCACCCGGGCATCTATTACAGCTCTGTACAGAATGCCGATGTCATACGGGCCGGATCCGGGCGCAGCAGCACCCACACCGAACGCAGCCGAGCCCAAAGGGAAGCCAGCATGCTTGCATCTGATCACAGGCCTCCGCTCACATATGACAGCAAATATGGATACCCTGTATAA